catctctactaaaactacaaaaaaaaaaaaaaaattagccaggcatggtggcaggcacctgtagtcccagctactcaggaggctgaggcaggataatggtgtgcacctgggaggcgggccttgcagtgagcggagactgtgccactgtactccagcctgggcaacagagcaagactccgtctaaaaaaaaaaaaaagacacatgcacacgtatgtttattgcagcactgttcaaaatagcaaagacttggaaccaacccaaatgtacatcagtgatagactggataaagaaaatatgagacatatataccacggaatactatgcagtcataaaaaatgagttcggctgggtgcagtggctcatgcctgtaattccagcactttagaaggctgaggcgggcagatcacgaggtcaagagatcgaaaccatcctggccaaaatggcgaaaccctgtttctactaaaaatacaaaaattagctgggcgtggtggtgcactcccatagcttcagctactcaggaggctgaggcagtagaattgcttgagcctgggaggtggaggttgcagtgagccaagatcgcaccattgcactccagcctgggcaacagagtcagactccatctccaaaaaaaaaaaaaaaaaaaaaaaaaattagtttatgtgctttgtagggacatggatgaagctgaaagccatcattctcatcaaactaacataggaacagaaaaccaaacatcacatgttctcactcataagtagaagttgaacaacaagaacacatggacacagggaggggaacatcacacactggggcctgtctgggggtgggggacaagaggagggagagcattagaacaaatacctaatgcatgtggggcttaaaacctagatgacgggttgacaggtgcagcaaaccaccatggcacatgtatatctatgtaacaaacctgtacgttcagcacatgtatcccagaacttaaattaaaaaaaaaaaaaaagaaaatacaaacttaAGATTAGGGTAAAAAGTAATACCAATTCTTAGCAACTTCAAAAAACTTTTTAACTATATGAATAATAGCTTCATAACAAACTATTCCCTTAACACCATTATTAATGCAAATTTGCTTAGTGGATTAAACAAACATCTGTATCACACCTGCCATCCTCTCAAACAGCATCTATCTTCTCTAAAACCCCAATTTGATCTGAGCCATCCCAATTCTCAACTACTCCTCCACACTGCCTGAGATGAAAAATGGCTGGGATTCAATGACTGCCGAAATATATCAAACCAATCTAATTGCAGGGTAACTGCAGGGCTTTCTGTCTGAGGTAGTTTAACTTGGTTCACATATCTACAAATACTATTGTAAACACTCTCCCCAATTATTTTATACACACTGAGGCTGGCACCCCATGATATTACATATGctaaattcctagaaaaacaaacctcaagtagaaaatatttctaaaacattcaCTTTTGTTTAAAAGGAAATTACTTTTCTGTCCTggtaaaaagacataaaatgacaaaaatacagTAAACGTTAAGTGTTAGGTTAAAAAATCATTatccatgatttatttttaaatacatctaTGTTTTTGCTagattaaagttaaaataattacaatggaACTTTAAGCAATTATTACGGTTCAACTTCAtgaagtatttgttttctttttgttgagatggagtctcgctcggtcgcccaggctggagtgcagcagcgtgatctcaactcagtgccacctccgtctcccaggttcaagtaattctcctgcctcagccgcccgaagagctgggattacatgtgcacaccaccaagcccggctgattttcatatttttagtagagacagggtttcaccatgttggtcaggcaggtctcgaactcccgacctcgtgatccacccgcctcggcctcccaaagtgctgggattacaggagtgagccaccgcgcctggcctaactCAATGTAGTATtaacttttcttctcttctgattCTTGTACCAACTGCACCTTTAATTCCTTCTGATCTTTGGCATACTGTTCAAATACTGGTTGAAAAATATATACTCCTCCAGCAATTCCAAGGATAGTGGTAAAAAGCAGGTGTGAAAGTGTCAATCTCCTAAACATTGTTGCAACAAATACAGCACAAGGAAAAGGTGGTTTCGGAAGCCACACTCCACATCCAGGAAATCTCTTCAAATCTGTGTacaaaaatggaaagcaaagccatcacttagcacaatgtcctttTAAAAGATTTTACGTCACTACTTTGCACTGGAGTGAACAATATTTTTATGTTACTAATTGAAACAAGAATATAAATACATAAGGAGTACAGGAAATGAATTAGTGAAGGGTATAAGACAAAGCCAAAACCTCTTCTATTACATAATGTTCTCAATGGTTTTaaacgcatatatatatatatgcgtttatatatatatatatatatatataaacgaGGTCAAGgtcacaccctgctaatttttagtagagagggggcttcaccgtgttagccaggatggtctcaatctcctgacctcctgatccactccccttggcctcccaaagtgttgggattataggcatgagccactgcgcccggcctaaatgcatcatttttaaaatggcaataaaagAAAGGGCCAAAAAAATTGACAGTGACTGCCCTTtgttctcgtgtgtgtgtgtgtgtgtgtgtgtgtgtgtgtgtgtgtgtgtgtgtgtgtgttttaggagtcttgctctcttgcccaggctgcagtgcagtggcacgatctcagctcactgcaagctccgcctcctgggttcaccccattctcctgcctcagcctcccaagtagctgggactacagacgcccgccaccacgcccggccaattttttgtatttttagtagagacggggtttcactgtgttagccaggatggtctccatctcctgacctcgtgatcctaccaccttggcctcccaaagtgctgggaatacaggcgagagccaccgcacccggcctggtttTACTTTTAACTagaggacaaaaaacaaaaagaaagtaacaacaacaacaaaaacaaaaacacaggaacCACTGAGCATGTTTCCACATTTATACAAGAAGCTAAATCATCCCGACCCTGTCCACCTCGTTCAACGGACATTTTTTCTGAGAGCAACGAACTTAAAATGTTACACCAACACTGACGTTTACGattatcattactttttttttttttcccagccaggatggtctcgatctgctgaccccgtgatccgcccgcctcggcctcccaaagtgctgggattacaggcgtgagccaccgcgcccggcctatcattACCATTTTTAATAACCACTCAGGCACCTCCGACTGTTCTGCGCCTGCTCCACGTCGCTAAACTCGCTACCGCCTGCTCCCCTCCAGAGATGAGACCGGGCTCCTTCTGGCAGTTTTCGGACCCCCGAGCACAGAGACCGCCAAGCCAAAGGCGAATAGTAACATACCTCGGTTCGGAAACAGCGAAAGAAAACCGCCAACGAGCCACCTCTTGGGGTGGTAGAGACAAAGTTGCCAGTTCCCGGTTACTTCCGGGCTTGCGAGCGACGGCTGCTCGCAAAAGCCAAACTTAGTGGATGGACGAGCAGCACGCTCCTGCAGCTTTCTTCCGCTTCAGGAAGGTGGCGGCCGGGGATGAGGAGGCCTTCTAAGCAAGTGCGGAATGGAGCGGGGACGCGAAGATGCCAGCCTCACTTTGCGTGGTCTCCAGAACCGCTCCCACGAGAAGATAAAGCTGCGAAAGAGAAAGTCTACCTTGTACTTCAGCACCCAGGAAAAGAACGTCAGGCGCCGCGGCGGTGAGTGAGGGGGTGCTGTCTGGAGAGCTCCTGCCCCATCTGAAAGGAGCCCCCGTATATTTCACTACCAGCCAGTTGCCCGTTGAGCTCTGTGTTGCCAGATCTTAACGAGTTTTGAAATGCTGGAAACAcagattttaatataaattctgATTTCTAAATGTTGGCAactaaattcaaattttaaaagaatactctGTATTTGGCCGACAGACTGTCCATTTGTGGTCAAGAGCAGGACTTTGGAGACAGCAGACAGATCCGGGTTTGAATCCTGATAAGTCATTTACAGCTTTATTTGGACAAGGCAGTTTAATTTCTGGACCTCAATTtgctcgtctgtaaaatggggctaataatacCTATCCCATAGCACTGTGtggaggattaagtgagatgCATGTAAAGAAATTAACAcagtgtggccgggcgcggtggctcaagcctgtaatcccagcactttgggaggccgagacgggcggatcacgaggtcaggagatcgagaccatcctggctaacaaggtgaaaccccgtctctactaaaaaaatacaaaaaaattagccgggcgaggtggcaggcgcctgtagtcccagctactcgggaggctgaggcaggagaatcgcctgaacccgggaggcggagcttgcagtgagctgagatctggccactgcactccaacctgggcgacagagtaagactccatctcaaaaaaaaaaaaaaaagaaattaacacagtgcctggcatatataataataagcatcaatgtattttaaaatgtacagaggACCATTTTATATTGCACATATACAAAGGGTTGCTTCCCAAATTAGTAATTTATTAGCTGTTTTTTTCATTAGATACACACGTAGTATGGCCTAATTAATTAGCCTAAGGCCTTAGTTAACCcactctttaatattttaattaatattttaatatttaatattatatttaatttttaatatttattattttaaatatttatattattttaatattattatctttatacAGTAAGTTGCAAGAAAAGTTGGGTAAGCTAAAAGAGGGACAGTCACCCAGTGATGAGGCTGTGGTCCTTGCATAACCTTCCCTAGGTTGGCTTTGAGAATGATGTGGAGGGGCCAGAGGTCGCTACTGTGCCTTACAAGGGGCCAACCAGAGCAGCAGATTTTACGTTCTGCAAGTGTAACTGCCTAACTTTTGTGCCACTATTacctgttttgttctgtttttcagatCTTCTTGGAGAGAATATTCATCTGGTCTTGTTCACCATAGCTTTACGAATATTAAACTGCTTTTTGGTACAAACAAGCTTTGTTCCAGATGAATACTGGCAGTCTCTTGAAGTTGCACATCACATGGTTTTCAAATATCCTTTGTGGTTTCTTGTGTATTCATCTTGGAAATTGTGTTCAGTTTCGTTTAGAGTAGTCCCCCCTGCTCTCTTGTCTTCAGGAGATAGTTTCCAAGATccctagtggatgcctgaaactatAGACAGTACCAAACTctgtatatattgtttttatgtatgtaaaaaaaatacacacatttataaagtttatataaattaggtacagtaagagattaacagtattaaaatataataagttTAACAcaatactataataaaagttatgtgaacatggtctctctctcaaaatatcttcatATTTTCTGACAGTGGTTGACTATGGgcaactgaaaccatggaaagtgaaaccacagataaggggggactactatacatattttcagttttctgtattttccccAAGTAATTTTAACTCATCAAAGTACGCCATTATTTTATACTAATATTTCTCCTGTATCTTTCCTTTATGTTAATATACTTGACACAGCCGTTAGCATACATTCCCATAGTTCTTAGCACTTGGAGGATACCGAGAAAGTAAAAAACACATTACTGCCTTGAAGAAGTTAAGAGTTTAGTTGGCCAATTGAATTTTTAATGCAAATATCCAGTATAAAATGCTGTTTTAAGACtgccacaaaataaaatattggtttacaaatggaaatgaaaatagatTTGCCAAGTGAAGTGGGGTGCACgtagaggcaggaggaccacttgagcccaagtttgagatcagcctgggcaagacagtgagaccccatcttaaaaaaaaaaaaaaaaaggaaacaggtttCAATATTATTTGACATTTACTCCTTAATGTTACTAATTATGGTTATTTGACTTGGGAATGGACAGAGAGATTGAGGAGTTACACTTATCCCTTAATCTTTGCAAGCATTTACAAGATTCTTCATCTTTTAGGGAAAGATAGTGTTCAGTTACTGGTAAGTTCAAATAAAAGTAACCAAAATACTTATTAAAAGTAGATTTATTCTACCTTTTTCAAAGCTTAATATATATTAACTAAATGATATTGGGGCCatggaatttgtttttaaaaggctaCTGTTGCTAAAGTCCAGCCATATCTGGGAAGCCCATGATACTACAGACATACTGTGATGTGTAACTCTTTAGTTTGTGCTGCAATACAAGACTGAGCATGAAAATGTCCTGATGCGAGGAATCCTGTTATGATGTGCAGATTTTCGAAATGACTATGTTATGTATTATTTGGACATTAGAAgtatacttctttctttttttgaggggggatggagtttcgttcttgttgcccaggctggagtgcaatggtgtgatctgcccgtgtggtggctcacgcctgtaatcccagcactttaggaggccaacgtgggcagatcacctgaggttgggagttggagaccagcctgaccaacacacagaaaccccttctctactaaaaatacaaaatgaactgggcatggtggcacacatgcctgtaatcccagctactcctgaggctgaggcaggagaatcgcttgaacctgggaggcagaggttgcggtgagccgagattgcaccattgcactccagcctgggcaacaagagcgaaactccatccccacCCTACCCCCCTCCCCAAAAAAATATCACTGGAGAGCAGcattgtattttgtgttttttacctTGTAAGTAGAAGACCACGTTATATGAT
The window above is part of the Macaca fascicularis isolate 582-1 chromosome 7, T2T-MFA8v1.1 genome. Proteins encoded here:
- the PIGBOS1 gene encoding protein PIGBOS1, producing MFRRLTLSHLLFTTILGIAGGVYIFQPVFEQYAKDQKELKVQLVQESEEKKS